A genomic region of Paenibacillus sp. PL2-23 contains the following coding sequences:
- a CDS encoding (Fe-S)-binding protein — protein MAVIWGAVEASGVWLAAYPRSVEWIRWALFGAVVVCAVWLFASVVSRRIGYMRLGVPVPFERHKPARGKSFAREVLGHRRLLNDVRSGLMHLVYFYGFIMLQFGAVDLIWKGLAGGEALPIPYYHAFSWSQEVTVTLVLAAVAYSTYRRYIERLPRLGRGWKPSLVMWFIGSLMLTVLLTLSFERLAAGASEVVPDVYAPVSEPLSRLFLLAGAAEAGPLAHAGFELFWWLHLLVLLGFLVYVPQSKHFHLLTAPLNLWFRRNEPHGRLTPLNLEDEEAESFGAGQIEHFSQKQLLDLYACVECGRCTNVCPAASTGKLLSPMHMIVKLRDHLTEKGAALTSKSPWLPASLWAGRDYGVKHAHVMGAVIPTGAAGSEGDDMFRTDIMPTMKAQAAAWAKREGAKAEELELIGDVMTEDELWACTTCRSCEEQCPVGNEHVDKIIDMRRHLVLMEGRLPADGQRALQNIERQSNPWGLPRGERVAWIEACEQRTGIRVQTMEERKAKGALPDILLWAGSMGAYDSRSRRALFDLVRLLTKAGVDFATLGNEERSSGDTARRIGNELLFQELCRDNIATLERYEVRHIVTACPHTFNTFKNEYPDFGLGSEVVVEHHSELLARLVREGLLMPRCALEERVTVHDSCYLGRYNGAYEAPRFLLRAIPGVELEEMERSGSAGMCCGAGGGLMWMEEHAGTRVNYARTAQALEVKPSIISSACPYCLTMMEDGLKALDDGGRVAARDIAELLAESVFGD, from the coding sequence ATGGCTGTCATTTGGGGGGCTGTGGAGGCTTCCGGCGTATGGCTGGCCGCTTACCCTCGCAGCGTGGAGTGGATTCGGTGGGCGCTGTTCGGGGCTGTCGTGGTCTGCGCCGTCTGGTTGTTCGCGTCGGTGGTGAGCAGACGAATCGGGTATATGAGGCTCGGCGTTCCCGTCCCATTCGAGAGACATAAGCCTGCTCGGGGCAAAAGCTTTGCCAGGGAGGTGCTTGGCCATCGCCGGCTGCTGAACGACGTGCGGAGCGGCTTGATGCACTTGGTATATTTTTATGGCTTCATTATGCTGCAATTCGGTGCCGTTGATCTGATCTGGAAGGGGCTGGCGGGAGGAGAGGCGCTGCCTATCCCTTATTACCACGCCTTCTCCTGGTCGCAGGAGGTGACGGTTACGCTGGTGCTGGCGGCTGTCGCGTACAGTACGTACAGACGCTACATCGAGCGGCTGCCGAGGCTGGGCAGGGGCTGGAAGCCCTCGCTTGTCATGTGGTTTATCGGCTCTCTTATGCTGACGGTTCTGCTGACGCTGTCCTTCGAGCGGCTGGCGGCTGGCGCTTCGGAGGTCGTGCCGGACGTGTACGCGCCGGTCAGCGAGCCGCTGTCACGGCTGTTTCTGTTAGCGGGAGCAGCGGAAGCGGGCCCGCTGGCTCATGCCGGGTTCGAGCTGTTCTGGTGGCTGCATCTGCTGGTGCTGCTGGGATTTCTGGTCTATGTGCCGCAATCCAAGCACTTTCATCTTCTGACAGCGCCACTTAATCTGTGGTTTCGCCGCAATGAGCCGCACGGGCGGCTAACCCCGCTGAATTTGGAGGATGAGGAGGCGGAGTCGTTCGGCGCCGGCCAAATCGAGCATTTTAGCCAAAAGCAGCTTCTCGACCTGTACGCCTGCGTGGAATGCGGTCGATGCACGAATGTATGCCCCGCAGCAAGCACCGGCAAGCTGCTGTCGCCGATGCATATGATCGTGAAGCTTCGCGACCATCTGACGGAGAAGGGCGCCGCGCTTACGTCCAAGTCGCCGTGGCTTCCCGCAAGTCTATGGGCGGGCCGGGATTACGGCGTGAAGCACGCTCATGTGATGGGGGCGGTCATTCCGACAGGGGCAGCGGGTAGTGAGGGCGACGACATGTTTCGCACGGACATTATGCCGACGATGAAGGCGCAAGCGGCGGCTTGGGCCAAGCGCGAAGGCGCCAAGGCGGAGGAGCTTGAGCTGATCGGCGACGTTATGACGGAGGATGAGCTGTGGGCCTGCACGACATGCCGCAGCTGCGAGGAGCAATGCCCGGTCGGCAATGAGCACGTGGACAAAATCATCGACATGCGCCGTCATCTCGTGCTTATGGAAGGCCGCTTGCCCGCCGACGGGCAGCGGGCACTTCAGAATATCGAGCGGCAGAGCAACCCGTGGGGGCTTCCCAGAGGTGAGAGAGTCGCCTGGATTGAGGCCTGCGAGCAGCGCACCGGCATACGAGTGCAGACGATGGAGGAGCGCAAAGCGAAGGGCGCGCTTCCGGACATCCTGCTATGGGCGGGCTCCATGGGAGCCTACGACTCACGCAGCAGGCGCGCGCTGTTCGACCTGGTGCGGCTGCTGACCAAGGCGGGCGTAGATTTCGCGACGCTGGGCAACGAGGAGCGGAGCTCAGGCGACACAGCGCGCCGAATCGGCAACGAGCTGCTGTTCCAGGAGCTGTGCCGGGACAATATCGCTACGCTTGAGCGGTATGAGGTGCGGCATATCGTGACCGCTTGCCCGCATACGTTCAATACGTTCAAGAATGAATACCCCGACTTCGGGCTTGGCAGCGAAGTTGTAGTGGAGCATCACAGCGAGCTGCTGGCCCGCCTCGTTCGAGAGGGGCTGCTGATGCCAAGGTGCGCGCTGGAGGAGCGGGTGACGGTACACGATTCCTGTTATCTGGGGCGCTACAATGGGGCCTATGAGGCGCCGCGTTTCTTGCTGCGCGCTATCCCGGGCGTTGAGCTGGAGGAGATGGAACGCTCCGGGAGCGCAGGCATGTGCTGCGGTGCGGGCGGCGGTCTGATGTGGATGGAGGAGCATGCCGGAACGCGGGTGAACTACGCGAGGACGGCGCAGGCGCTGGAGGTGAAGCCGTCCATTATCAGCTCCGCCTGCCCGTATTGCCTGACGATGATGGAGGACGGGTTGAAGGCGCTGGACGACGGAGGCCGCGTCGCGGCTCGGGATATCGCCGAGCTGCTGGCGGAGAGCGTCTTCGGGGATTAA
- a CDS encoding electron transfer flavoprotein subunit alpha/FixB family protein: protein MARTILVYAERRDGQPRRVAYEALGAARRLAGEDGEVHAVLAGSAIAAEDAAAMQARGADVVHIADDPALGDYAPEAYSAVLGAAMDAVRPDALLLGHTAAGRELAPRVAAAYGAGHVADVIAIEPDGSDGVLFVRPLYAGKAFERRSLAPGHPWVITVRPNNLPPTEPEDAGGRGGGSVRALAYAPPPLWTAVRGVLRRAGGQLDLAEADIVVSGGRGVRSAAGFEPLRALAAALGGAVGASRAACDAGYCDYALQIGQTGKVVTPQLYIACGISGAIQHLAGMSQSRTIVAINKDPDAPIFGIADYGIVGDLFEVVPLLTDEIHRTRSG from the coding sequence GTGGCCAGAACGATACTTGTATACGCCGAGCGCCGCGACGGCCAGCCGCGGCGCGTCGCTTACGAGGCGCTGGGCGCAGCCAGGCGCCTCGCGGGCGAGGACGGCGAGGTCCATGCCGTCCTCGCCGGGTCCGCAATCGCGGCGGAGGACGCTGCCGCGATGCAAGCCCGAGGGGCGGACGTCGTGCACATCGCCGACGATCCGGCCCTCGGGGATTACGCGCCCGAGGCGTATAGCGCCGTGCTGGGCGCGGCCATGGATGCGGTAAGGCCGGACGCGCTGCTGCTCGGCCATACCGCGGCGGGGCGCGAGCTCGCGCCCCGCGTGGCCGCGGCCTATGGCGCCGGCCACGTCGCAGACGTGATCGCCATCGAGCCGGATGGCAGCGATGGCGTCTTGTTCGTCCGCCCGCTCTACGCCGGCAAGGCGTTCGAGCGGCGCAGCCTAGCCCCGGGCCACCCGTGGGTCATCACGGTGCGCCCGAACAACCTGCCGCCGACGGAACCGGAGGACGCCGGCGGGCGCGGCGGCGGCAGCGTGCGGGCGCTGGCTTACGCGCCGCCGCCGCTCTGGACCGCCGTGCGAGGCGTGCTTCGCCGCGCTGGCGGACAGCTTGACCTCGCCGAGGCCGACATCGTCGTGTCGGGCGGCAGAGGCGTGCGCAGCGCGGCGGGCTTCGAGCCGCTGCGGGCGCTGGCCGCGGCGCTCGGCGGCGCGGTAGGCGCTTCGCGCGCCGCTTGCGACGCCGGCTACTGCGACTATGCCCTGCAGATCGGGCAGACGGGCAAGGTCGTGACGCCGCAGCTGTACATCGCCTGCGGCATCAGCGGCGCGATTCAGCATCTCGCCGGCATGAGCCAGTCGCGCACCATCGTCGCCATCAACAAGGACCCCGACGCCCCGATCTTCGGCATCGCGGACTATGGCATCGTCGGCGACCTGTTCGAGGTGGTCCCTCTGCTCACCGATGAAATCCATCGGACCCGCTCAGGCTAA
- a CDS encoding electron transfer flavoprotein subunit beta/FixA family protein encodes MRIVVLLKQTFDTEEKIIVTPQGVDERQAKFVINPYDEYALEEALRLKERMGGEVIAVTCGAERAQEALRAALAVGADEAIRLDAGELPDDSYVIALALAEAIRPLSPDVLLAGLFAVDTGAGSVALQVAERLGLPHASAAVKLSIGSAAELGIQHPTAAERYALVERDAEGDTETVALPLPALITAQQGLNEPRYPSLPGIMKAKKKPLRTISLGELSLPANTLGEARSRQVSLFPPPPRAAGKRIPGAPAEQAAELVKLLRSEAKVLP; translated from the coding sequence ATGAGAATCGTCGTCCTGCTTAAGCAAACCTTCGACACCGAGGAGAAAATAATCGTCACGCCGCAAGGCGTCGATGAAAGGCAAGCGAAATTCGTCATTAACCCTTATGACGAATATGCGCTGGAGGAGGCGCTTCGCCTGAAGGAGCGGATGGGCGGGGAGGTCATTGCCGTCACCTGCGGCGCGGAGCGCGCGCAGGAAGCACTCCGCGCGGCGCTAGCGGTCGGCGCGGACGAGGCGATCCGCCTGGATGCCGGCGAGCTGCCGGATGACAGCTACGTCATCGCTCTCGCGCTGGCCGAGGCCATCCGGCCGCTCTCGCCGGACGTGCTGCTGGCCGGCCTGTTCGCCGTGGATACCGGGGCGGGCAGCGTCGCCCTGCAGGTCGCCGAGCGGCTGGGGCTGCCTCATGCCTCGGCGGCGGTCAAGCTGAGCATCGGCTCCGCCGCCGAGCTCGGCATCCAGCATCCAACAGCGGCCGAGCGTTATGCGCTGGTGGAGCGCGATGCCGAGGGCGACACGGAGACGGTCGCACTCCCGCTGCCTGCCCTGATCACGGCGCAGCAAGGCTTGAACGAGCCGCGTTATCCCTCTCTGCCCGGCATTATGAAGGCGAAGAAGAAGCCGCTTCGCACCATTAGCCTGGGCGAGCTCAGCCTGCCGGCCAACACCCTGGGCGAGGCGCGCTCGCGCCAGGTCAGCCTGTTCCCTCCGCCCCCCCGCGCCGCGGGCAAGCGGATTCCCGGCGCGCCTGCCGAGCAGGCGGCGGAGCTCGTGAAGCTGCTGCGCTCGGAAGCGAAGGTGCTGCCATAG
- a CDS encoding SOS response-associated peptidase, with amino-acid sequence MIERFSLTAEIGDMMDRFGIQRVVHGHSSRFNVTPTQTVSIIMNDRHQTRVLQESRWGLFPFWAKDSVNTDFATLASKPFLQKMVERQRCIIPCSGFYGQKQFGKEREPRAMHTVVPTQPLLAIAGIYDCWRHVNGKEVRAVTMLTAASSGAMSGWQPRVPVALDEEGVEDWLNPRLTDYSRLRKHLEAPEGYLMRSYPVTNAVHDEWYEAPDCIREIAIPDFA; translated from the coding sequence ATGATTGAACGGTTTTCATTGACGGCGGAGATTGGCGATATGATGGATAGATTCGGAATACAGAGGGTGGTGCACGGGCACTCGAGCCGGTTCAATGTGACGCCAACTCAGACGGTATCCATTATTATGAATGATCGCCATCAGACGCGAGTGCTGCAGGAGTCCCGTTGGGGGCTGTTTCCGTTCTGGGCAAAAGATTCCGTGAATACGGATTTTGCGACGCTAGCTTCCAAGCCTTTCCTGCAAAAAATGGTGGAGCGCCAGCGCTGCATCATTCCCTGCAGCGGCTTCTATGGCCAGAAGCAGTTCGGCAAGGAGCGCGAGCCGAGAGCGATGCATACGGTTGTGCCCACTCAGCCGCTGCTTGCCATCGCCGGCATCTACGATTGCTGGCGCCATGTGAACGGCAAGGAGGTGCGGGCCGTTACGATGCTGACCGCGGCGTCGTCAGGCGCTATGTCGGGCTGGCAGCCCCGCGTGCCCGTCGCGCTTGACGAGGAGGGCGTGGAGGACTGGCTGAATCCGAGACTGACGGATTACAGCAGGCTTCGCAAGCATCTGGAGGCGCCGGAGGGCTACCTGATGCGCTCCTATCCCGTCACCAACGCCGTTCACGACGAATGGTACGAAGCCCCGGATTGCATCCGGGAAATCGCGATCCCTGATTTTGCTTAA
- a CDS encoding helix-turn-helix domain-containing protein, with protein sequence MPDDLLLTFRSPPLPFFIESNRLTYQPGEEHPNRTNLGVFDLLFVNEGTLYVAEENNKWTLTPGDVLILRPDRWHYSFRPCSEETVFDWVHFQTVGAWEETADNQPGSIRGDYYTYAIRLPKRMRLSYPDEAKLIFSQLHDAAKSSTHGAFWDRQQRFLHLLQMLDEGWRSDAAKAAVSIAERAAAYLKLNYRSPISNTMLSEAMELHTNYITRCMTEVFGCTPQQYLLYYRLDQAKLLLIKTDWHIARVAEETGFRQTPHFSRLFAAHTGMSPLKFRKRFTT encoded by the coding sequence TTGCCAGACGATTTATTGCTAACCTTTCGTTCTCCGCCTCTGCCTTTTTTTATCGAATCCAACAGGCTTACCTATCAGCCCGGGGAGGAGCATCCCAATCGGACGAATCTCGGGGTGTTCGACCTGCTGTTCGTGAACGAAGGCACCTTATATGTAGCGGAGGAAAATAATAAATGGACGCTGACGCCGGGAGACGTCCTCATCCTGCGCCCGGACCGGTGGCATTACTCCTTCCGCCCATGCTCGGAGGAGACGGTATTCGACTGGGTGCACTTCCAGACGGTGGGCGCCTGGGAGGAGACGGCGGATAATCAGCCAGGCTCCATACGGGGCGACTACTATACATACGCGATTCGTCTGCCCAAGAGGATGAGACTGTCCTACCCCGATGAAGCCAAGCTCATCTTCTCGCAGCTTCACGATGCTGCCAAAAGCTCGACGCACGGGGCGTTCTGGGACCGCCAGCAGCGGTTTCTGCATCTGCTGCAGATGCTGGACGAGGGCTGGCGCTCCGACGCGGCCAAAGCCGCGGTGTCCATAGCGGAGAGAGCCGCCGCTTATTTGAAGCTGAACTATCGTTCGCCGATCAGCAACACCATGCTCAGCGAAGCGATGGAGCTGCATACGAATTACATAACCAGGTGCATGACGGAGGTGTTCGGCTGCACGCCTCAGCAATATTTGTTGTATTATCGGCTGGATCAAGCGAAGCTGCTGCTCATTAAGACGGACTGGCATATCGCGAGAGTGGCGGAGGAAACGGGATTCCGGCAGACGCCGCATTTCTCCAGGCTGTTCGCGGCCCACACGGGCATGTCGCCATTGAAGTTCAGGAAGCGCTTTACGACTTAA
- a CDS encoding acetyl-CoA C-acyltransferase, whose protein sequence is MSQFTDHERDAVIVSAVRTAAGKANKGSLAETRAEDLGRAVVQGALSRLPELSPEAIEDVIIGCAMPEGEQGLNMARVISLYAGLPVTTPAVTINRFCASGLQSIAYAAERIRLGEADAIIAGGVESMSHVPMTGFRLSPHPGIVDAMPEVYMGMGHTAEEVARRYGVTREEQDAFAALSHQKAAAAIAAGRFQEEIVPIMARRSGTDDNGRPWEKTFSFAVDEGVRPETTVQSLAPLKPSFAREGTVTAGNASQMSDGAAAVVVMSRKRAAELGLQPLAVFRGFSVAGVAPEVMGIGPIEAVPKALRRAGLAVQDVDLFELNEAFAAQCVPIIRELGLHSERVNVNGGAIALGHPLGCTGTKLSVSLIHELRRRGGGIGVVTMCIGGGMGAAGVLEVCAP, encoded by the coding sequence ATGAGCCAATTCACCGACCATGAGCGGGACGCCGTCATCGTCTCCGCGGTGCGGACGGCGGCAGGCAAAGCGAATAAAGGCAGTCTCGCGGAGACCAGAGCGGAGGATCTGGGGCGTGCGGTCGTGCAGGGGGCGCTGAGCCGCTTGCCGGAGCTGTCCCCTGAGGCGATAGAGGATGTCATCATCGGCTGCGCGATGCCAGAGGGGGAGCAGGGGCTTAACATGGCGCGTGTTATCTCGCTGTATGCGGGGCTGCCGGTCACAACGCCGGCGGTGACGATTAACCGCTTCTGCGCATCGGGCCTGCAATCCATCGCTTACGCGGCAGAGCGCATTCGGCTAGGAGAGGCTGACGCGATCATCGCGGGGGGCGTTGAGAGCATGAGCCATGTGCCCATGACGGGCTTTCGCCTCTCGCCGCATCCCGGCATTGTGGATGCTATGCCGGAGGTCTATATGGGCATGGGACATACGGCGGAGGAGGTTGCGAGACGCTACGGCGTGACGAGGGAGGAGCAGGACGCGTTCGCTGCGCTCAGCCATCAGAAGGCCGCGGCTGCCATTGCGGCAGGCCGGTTTCAGGAAGAGATTGTTCCCATCATGGCGCGGAGATCGGGCACGGATGACAATGGCAGGCCGTGGGAGAAGACATTCTCCTTCGCCGTGGATGAGGGAGTGCGACCGGAGACGACGGTGCAGTCGCTTGCTCCGCTGAAGCCCTCCTTCGCGCGGGAAGGTACTGTCACGGCGGGCAACGCTTCCCAGATGAGCGACGGAGCGGCTGCCGTCGTCGTTATGAGCAGGAAGCGGGCTGCCGAGCTGGGGCTCCAGCCGCTTGCGGTGTTCCGGGGCTTCAGCGTGGCCGGCGTCGCTCCCGAGGTGATGGGGATCGGGCCGATCGAAGCTGTGCCGAAGGCGCTGCGGCGAGCCGGCCTGGCGGTGCAGGACGTGGACCTCTTCGAGCTGAACGAGGCCTTCGCGGCGCAATGCGTGCCTATTATTCGCGAGCTGGGGCTTCATTCGGAGCGAGTCAACGTGAATGGCGGCGCTATCGCGCTGGGCCATCCCCTGGGCTGCACAGGGACGAAGCTGTCTGTCTCCCTCATTCACGAGCTGAGAAGAAGAGGGGGAGGCATTGGCGTCGTCACGATGTGCATCGGCGGCGGCATGGGCGCGGCAGGCGTGCTGGAGGTATGCGCGCCCTAG
- a CDS encoding exosporium glycoprotein BclB-related protein: MAGPQGPQGAQGLIGATGAAGDRGATGETGAEGPPGPAGVQGPRGNTGATGPVGATGATGEQGPIGPQGPQGEAGTQGAAGPAGPQGAAGPAGPQGPQGPMGPQGPIGYTGATGAPGEAGPAGAAGPTGATGATGATGATGATGEGLPGPTGVTGATGATGATGATGPAGVNGTDGATGATGATGATGPAGADGATGPTGPVGATGATGAAGGSFLVPFSSGLPIEVTTLAEGVAGIAGLIGFGLSAPTLDTLGATIDLTGATGTLLNFSFPLPRAGYIESIAAFFSTTVPLNLIGSAITLRAQLYQSLASSNVFEPIPGAEVLLSPSLTGVLDQGSTCSGLASDLQISVAAGTRLLLVFSATAGGVTLIHSVSGYASAGITIV, translated from the coding sequence ATGGCTGGACCGCAGGGACCTCAGGGCGCTCAAGGGCTGATCGGCGCAACGGGAGCGGCTGGCGATAGAGGCGCGACCGGCGAGACAGGCGCCGAAGGTCCTCCAGGACCCGCAGGCGTTCAAGGCCCGCGCGGCAACACAGGCGCCACTGGTCCAGTTGGCGCCACTGGTGCAACCGGCGAGCAAGGTCCCATCGGACCTCAGGGACCGCAGGGCGAAGCCGGCACTCAAGGCGCGGCTGGACCAGCAGGACCCCAAGGCGCGGCTGGACCAGCAGGACCCCAAGGCCCGCAGGGACCTATGGGGCCTCAAGGTCCAATAGGCTATACTGGCGCCACTGGAGCGCCCGGAGAGGCTGGTCCTGCTGGAGCTGCCGGACCAACTGGCGCGACGGGAGCTACGGGGGCCACCGGGGCTACTGGGGCTACGGGTGAAGGTCTCCCAGGTCCAACCGGAGTTACGGGAGCAACGGGCGCGACTGGCGCGACAGGGGCCACAGGTCCGGCCGGAGTTAATGGCACAGACGGAGCGACGGGGGCGACTGGCGCAACAGGGGCCACGGGTCCAGCTGGCGCGGATGGAGCCACGGGTCCAACCGGTCCTGTGGGTGCTACAGGCGCGACAGGGGCAGCGGGCGGTTCCTTCCTTGTGCCGTTCTCATCGGGACTTCCTATTGAGGTTACTACCCTTGCCGAGGGCGTTGCAGGCATAGCGGGCTTGATTGGCTTTGGCCTGAGCGCACCTACGCTTGATACGCTTGGAGCAACCATAGATCTGACCGGCGCAACCGGCACGCTGCTTAATTTCTCGTTCCCCCTGCCAAGAGCCGGCTATATTGAATCGATCGCCGCATTCTTCAGCACTACGGTTCCGCTGAATCTGATCGGATCGGCTATAACCCTACGCGCGCAATTGTATCAGTCCCTAGCGTCCAGTAATGTTTTCGAGCCGATTCCGGGTGCCGAGGTGCTGCTCTCCCCTTCTCTCACCGGCGTGCTTGATCAAGGGTCGACGTGCAGCGGATTAGCAAGCGATCTGCAGATTAGTGTGGCGGCCGGCACTCGCCTGCTTCTGGTATTTTCCGCTACTGCTGGAGGCGTAACCCTCATCCACTCGGTTTCGGGATACGCAAGCGCAGGCATTACAATTGTGTAA
- a CDS encoding 3-hydroxyacyl-CoA dehydrogenase NAD-binding domain-containing protein gives MKASSIRSAAVIGSGVMGAGIAAHLANAGMRVALLDVAPTSLTAEEERKGLTLADAAVRNRLAAAAIARMPKAQPPQLYDPAWVKRLTPGNLSDHHSLLGDADWIVEAVVERLDVKREVLGMIESARRPGTLVTTNTSGLSVASMAEGRSHEFRMHFAATHFFNPPRYMKLVEVVPTEDTSPETVALLKELCETRLGKGVVVAKDTPNFIANRIGTYGMLVTLADTLRCGLTVEEADALTGPAMGRPKTATFRMLDLVGLDTLLHVVDNVRERSIDEAERLMFQRPNILVSLVAQGRLGEKSGSGFYCKLRGEGGRSRIESLNLQTLVYGEPIRVSSPVIDGAKAAKGAAAKAKALLSADPSHKHAEFAWSTIKKTLLYAASQVGAIADSISDIDRAMRWGFNWELGPFELWDAIGLESSVARMKLEGEAIPEWVEAWLAEGHDSLYKEGEHKRYYAGKGGYTAEMTEADAISLAALQASGRTVLSTPGASLIDIGDDVACLAFHSPNNAIGGEILTAIRQSVQEVSRNWRGLVLANEGRNFCVGANLMLLLMEAQNGDWEEVEDIIRFFQDSMLRLKRLDRPVVAAPHRMTLGGGVEACLPADQIILSPETYFGLVETGVGLIPAGGGCKEAAALAASRARAAGGGDLQAPLNALFETIAMAKASTSGHEAAKLGLLRPQDRVIMQQDARIAEAKRAVLELDRAGYAPPPEERIAVAGREGKAVLKLAVQALRLSGSISEHDALIGAKLAHVMAGGDVKPGCEVSEQYLLDLECEAFLSLCGERKTQERMSHMLTTGKPLRN, from the coding sequence ATGAAAGCCAGTTCAATACGCAGCGCCGCAGTAATAGGGTCGGGCGTGATGGGCGCCGGCATTGCCGCCCACCTGGCCAACGCGGGCATGAGAGTGGCGCTTCTTGACGTCGCGCCGACCAGTCTGACGGCGGAGGAGGAGAGGAAGGGGCTGACGCTTGCGGACGCGGCCGTGCGCAATCGGTTGGCCGCCGCCGCCATCGCCAGAATGCCGAAGGCTCAGCCTCCGCAGCTGTATGATCCCGCTTGGGTGAAGCGGCTGACGCCGGGCAATCTGAGCGATCATCACTCCCTGCTGGGCGATGCCGATTGGATTGTAGAGGCGGTGGTAGAGCGCCTGGACGTCAAGCGGGAAGTGCTTGGGATGATCGAGTCCGCGAGAAGGCCGGGCACACTGGTCACTACGAATACGTCGGGGCTGTCCGTTGCGTCCATGGCGGAGGGGAGAAGCCATGAATTCCGCATGCATTTTGCCGCAACGCATTTCTTCAATCCGCCCAGATATATGAAGTTGGTCGAGGTCGTGCCGACGGAGGATACCAGTCCCGAGACAGTGGCGCTGCTGAAGGAGCTGTGCGAGACCCGGCTGGGCAAAGGCGTCGTCGTAGCCAAGGATACGCCGAATTTTATCGCCAACCGAATCGGCACGTACGGCATGCTGGTCACGCTGGCGGATACCCTGCGCTGCGGATTGACCGTGGAGGAAGCAGACGCGTTGACGGGACCCGCGATGGGCCGGCCCAAAACCGCGACCTTCCGCATGTTGGATCTGGTGGGGCTGGATACGCTCCTCCATGTCGTGGACAACGTTCGGGAGAGAAGCATTGACGAGGCCGAGCGCCTGATGTTCCAGCGGCCGAATATTCTTGTGTCACTTGTCGCGCAGGGCAGGCTCGGAGAGAAGTCCGGCTCGGGGTTCTATTGCAAGCTGCGCGGAGAAGGCGGCCGGAGTCGAATCGAATCGTTGAACCTTCAGACGCTTGTCTATGGCGAACCGATTCGGGTCAGCTCGCCCGTCATCGATGGGGCCAAGGCGGCGAAGGGGGCGGCAGCCAAGGCCAAGGCGCTTCTCTCGGCCGATCCGTCGCACAAGCATGCCGAATTCGCTTGGTCAACAATCAAGAAGACGCTGCTGTATGCGGCCTCCCAGGTTGGCGCGATCGCCGACTCCATCTCGGATATTGACCGCGCCATGCGCTGGGGCTTCAACTGGGAGCTGGGACCGTTCGAGCTGTGGGACGCCATCGGGCTGGAGAGCTCCGTCGCCCGCATGAAGCTCGAGGGCGAGGCCATACCGGAATGGGTGGAGGCATGGCTGGCGGAAGGGCATGACAGCCTCTACAAGGAAGGCGAACACAAGCGGTATTATGCGGGGAAGGGCGGCTATACCGCCGAGATGACGGAGGCGGATGCCATCTCCCTGGCCGCGCTTCAAGCCTCCGGCCGGACGGTGTTGTCCACGCCTGGCGCGAGCCTCATAGATATCGGGGATGATGTGGCCTGCCTGGCCTTTCATTCACCGAACAACGCCATCGGCGGAGAAATTCTGACTGCCATCCGCCAATCGGTGCAGGAGGTGAGCCGCAATTGGCGGGGGCTGGTGCTTGCGAACGAGGGACGGAACTTCTGCGTGGGCGCCAATCTGATGTTGCTGCTTATGGAGGCGCAGAATGGGGATTGGGAGGAGGTCGAGGACATTATCCGCTTCTTCCAGGACAGCATGCTCCGGCTCAAGAGACTGGATCGCCCTGTCGTCGCGGCTCCGCACCGGATGACGCTCGGCGGCGGCGTGGAGGCGTGTCTGCCGGCGGATCAGATTATATTGTCTCCGGAGACGTATTTCGGCCTGGTAGAGACAGGGGTAGGCCTTATTCCAGCTGGAGGGGGCTGCAAGGAGGCGGCTGCGCTCGCCGCTAGCCGAGCCAGAGCGGCTGGGGGCGGGGATTTGCAGGCGCCGCTGAACGCCCTCTTCGAGACAATCGCCATGGCCAAAGCGTCGACGAGCGGACATGAGGCGGCGAAGCTGGGGCTGCTCCGGCCGCAGGATCGCGTCATTATGCAGCAGGACGCACGCATTGCGGAGGCGAAGCGAGCGGTGCTGGAGCTGGACCGCGCGGGCTACGCGCCTCCTCCCGAGGAGCGGATCGCCGTGGCCGGCAGAGAGGGCAAGGCGGTGCTCAAGCTGGCCGTTCAGGCGCTGCGGCTGTCTGGCAGCATCAGCGAGCATGACGCCTTAATCGGCGCGAAGCTGGCGCACGTGATGGCGGGCGGCGATGTGAAGCCAGGTTGTGAGGTGAGCGAGCAATATTTGCTTGACTTGGAATGCGAGGCGTTCCTCAGCCTATGCGGGGAACGGAAGACGCAGGAGCGGATGAGCCATATGCTGACAACCGGCAAGCCGCTGCGCAATTAA